A region from the Hypericibacter adhaerens genome encodes:
- a CDS encoding carbohydrate ABC transporter permease: MKRVAWLVPALYILFLLVPIYWLVNMSFKTTNEILGAFTLWPRNFTFGNYAKIFTDPTWYNGYINSIIYVTINTVISVAAALPAAYAFSRYRFVGDKHLFFWLLTNRMAPPAVFALPFFQLYSAIGLFDTHIAVALSHCLFNIPLAVWILEGFMSGVPKEIDETAYIDGYSFPKFFGRIFMPLIASGIGVTAFFCFMFSWVELLLAKTLTSVAAKPIAAVMTRTASTSGYELGLLAAAGALTIIPGAVVIYFVRNYIAKGFALGRV; encoded by the coding sequence ATGAAGCGCGTCGCCTGGCTGGTGCCGGCCCTCTATATCCTGTTCCTGCTGGTGCCGATCTACTGGCTCGTCAACATGTCCTTCAAGACGACCAACGAGATCCTGGGCGCCTTCACGCTCTGGCCGCGGAACTTCACGTTCGGCAACTACGCCAAGATCTTCACCGATCCGACCTGGTACAACGGCTATATCAATTCCATCATCTACGTCACCATCAACACGGTGATCTCGGTCGCAGCGGCGCTGCCGGCGGCCTATGCCTTCTCGCGCTACCGTTTCGTCGGCGACAAGCATCTCTTCTTCTGGCTCCTGACCAACCGCATGGCGCCGCCGGCGGTCTTCGCGCTGCCCTTCTTCCAGCTCTATTCGGCGATCGGGCTGTTCGACACCCATATCGCGGTCGCGCTCTCGCACTGTCTCTTCAACATCCCGCTCGCGGTCTGGATCCTCGAAGGGTTCATGTCGGGCGTGCCGAAGGAGATCGACGAGACGGCCTATATCGACGGCTACTCCTTCCCGAAATTCTTCGGGCGGATCTTCATGCCGCTGATCGCGTCCGGTATCGGCGTCACGGCCTTCTTCTGCTTCATGTTCTCCTGGGTCGAGCTGCTGCTGGCCAAGACCCTGACCTCGGTGGCGGCCAAGCCGATCGCGGCCGTCATGACGCGCACGGCCAGCACCTCGGGCTACGAGCTGGGTCTGCTGGCCGCGGCGGGCGCTCTCACCATCATTCCCGGCGCCGTCGTCATCTATTTCGTGCGCAACTACATCGCCAAGGGCTTCGCGCTGGGCCGCGTCTGA
- a CDS encoding ABC transporter ATP-binding protein, which translates to MARIHLDGVAHSYRPDPQGPQDYALKRLDHVWEDGGAYALLGPSGCGKTTLLNIISGLITPSQGRLVFDGTDVTALPTAARNIAQVFQFPVIYDTMTVAENLAFPLRNRHVASGEVRKRVAEVAQMLDLTTILKKRARGLTADVKQKISLGRGLVRPDVAAILFDEPLTVIDPHLKWMLRSKLKELHRQLKLTMIYVTHDQTEALTFADKVVVMFEGEVVQIGTPEELFDRPAHTFVGYFIGSPGMNVAPVTVEGDRARLAGLESGGQEIRLARVYPGLAQGARIELGIRPEFVRVGANGAGLPARVLKVDDVGRYRIVRVDLGGQVFNAIAAEEARIEGDRTQVLLDPANIHIYADSRRVEGVAAGAGA; encoded by the coding sequence ATGGCACGCATTCATCTCGACGGCGTCGCCCACTCCTACCGCCCGGACCCGCAGGGTCCGCAGGACTATGCGCTGAAGCGCCTCGACCATGTCTGGGAGGATGGCGGCGCCTATGCGCTGCTGGGACCCTCCGGCTGCGGCAAGACCACGCTCCTCAACATCATCTCGGGCCTCATCACGCCGAGCCAGGGCCGGCTGGTCTTCGACGGCACCGACGTGACGGCCCTGCCGACGGCGGCGCGCAACATCGCGCAGGTGTTCCAGTTCCCGGTCATCTACGACACCATGACGGTGGCCGAGAACCTGGCCTTCCCCTTGCGCAACCGCCATGTGGCGTCGGGCGAGGTGCGCAAGCGCGTGGCCGAGGTGGCGCAGATGCTGGATCTGACGACCATCCTCAAGAAGCGCGCGCGCGGCCTCACCGCCGACGTGAAGCAGAAGATCTCGCTCGGCCGCGGGCTGGTGCGGCCCGACGTGGCCGCGATCCTGTTCGACGAGCCGCTCACCGTCATCGATCCGCATCTCAAATGGATGCTGCGCTCGAAGCTCAAGGAGCTGCACCGCCAGCTCAAGTTGACCATGATCTATGTGACCCACGACCAGACCGAGGCGCTCACCTTCGCCGACAAGGTCGTGGTGATGTTCGAGGGCGAGGTGGTGCAGATCGGCACGCCCGAGGAGCTGTTCGACCGGCCGGCTCATACCTTCGTCGGCTACTTCATCGGTTCGCCCGGCATGAACGTGGCGCCCGTGACCGTCGAGGGCGATCGCGCACGTCTTGCCGGCCTGGAATCCGGGGGCCAGGAGATCCGGCTCGCCCGGGTCTATCCGGGGCTCGCGCAGGGTGCGCGCATCGAGCTCGGCATCCGTCCCGAATTCGTGCGCGTCGGCGCCAATGGCGCGGGCCTGCCGGCGCGCGTGCTCAAGGTCGACGATGTCGGGCGCTACCGCATCGTGCGCGTCGATCTGGGCGGCCAGGTCTTCAACGCGATCGCTGCCGAGGAGGCCCGCATCGAGGGCGACCGGACCCAGGTCCTGCTCGATCCCGCCAACATCCACATCTATGCGGACAGCCGGCGCGTCGAAGGCGTGGCCGCGGGGGCGGGGGCCTGA
- a CDS encoding serine hydrolase domain-containing protein translates to MEFDRIMNMTPEEQPVINRSRDRYFPIRTITRGTGIHPLPRHPQALDLTVPLQRRTVGLEEFMAAGRTAGLLILKDGRIAHESYRLGTDEQSRWHSYSVGKSVVSTLIGAAIHQGHIGSVEDPVTDYLPILRGSAYEGTTIRHLLQMSSGVFWEEGYRNGQSVFARMYDAIREGRDGGILEVMRGLPRVAEPGSKFQYKTGETHVLGEILHAATGRRLSDYLSERIWSRFGMESDGFWCLESAGGQESGGGACNFTLRDYGRFGLFILADGIAGGERILPEGWVEEASHPRRDSPQSDYGQIEKGWPLGYGYQWWSFPAGKQALENHDGAFTGIGIFGQFLYINPKERVVIVHWGCWPDPWIAGHERSLFALFGNAVEALR, encoded by the coding sequence ATGGAATTCGATCGGATCATGAACATGACGCCGGAGGAGCAGCCGGTGATCAACCGCAGCCGCGACCGGTATTTTCCGATCCGGACCATTACGCGCGGGACAGGAATCCATCCCTTGCCCCGCCATCCGCAGGCACTCGATCTGACCGTCCCGTTGCAGCGCCGGACGGTCGGGCTCGAGGAATTCATGGCGGCGGGCCGCACGGCCGGCCTTCTGATCCTCAAGGACGGCCGGATCGCGCATGAGAGCTATCGTCTCGGCACCGACGAGCAGTCACGCTGGCATTCCTATTCGGTCGGCAAATCGGTGGTCTCGACGCTGATCGGCGCCGCCATCCACCAGGGCCATATCGGCTCGGTCGAGGACCCAGTCACCGACTATCTGCCGATCCTCAGGGGCTCGGCCTACGAGGGCACCACCATCCGCCATCTTTTGCAGATGTCGTCGGGCGTGTTCTGGGAGGAAGGCTATCGCAACGGGCAATCGGTCTTCGCCCGCATGTATGACGCGATCCGGGAGGGGCGCGACGGCGGCATCCTCGAGGTGATGCGCGGCCTGCCGCGAGTGGCCGAGCCCGGCAGCAAGTTCCAGTACAAGACCGGCGAGACCCATGTGCTGGGCGAGATTCTCCATGCCGCCACGGGCCGGCGCCTCAGCGACTATCTGTCGGAGCGAATCTGGAGCCGGTTCGGGATGGAGAGCGACGGATTCTGGTGCCTGGAATCGGCCGGCGGCCAGGAGAGCGGCGGCGGCGCCTGCAACTTCACGCTGCGCGACTATGGGCGCTTCGGGCTCTTCATCCTGGCGGACGGGATCGCCGGCGGCGAGCGGATCCTGCCCGAAGGCTGGGTCGAGGAGGCCTCACATCCGCGGCGGGATTCGCCGCAGAGCGATTACGGCCAGATCGAGAAGGGCTGGCCGCTCGGCTATGGCTACCAGTGGTGGTCGTTCCCCGCCGGCAAGCAGGCGCTCGAGAACCACGACGGCGCCTTCACCGGCATCGGCATCTTCGGCCAGTTCCTCTACATCAACCCGAAGGAACGCGTCGTCATCGTCCATTGGGGCTGCTGGCCGGATCCTTGGATTGCGGGCCATGAACGCTCCCTCTTCGCCCTCTTCGGCAACGCGGTCGAGGCGCTGCGGTGA
- a CDS encoding ABC transporter ATP-binding protein: protein MTLELRNVTRQVGGQIHIRDLSLTLEHGTLNVLLGPTLSGKTTLMRLMAGLDQPTTGRVFWDGADVTGVPVRKRSVAMVYQQFINYPTLSVYENIASPMRVAGQPKEEIDRRVREVAELLKLTPLLQRTPLELSGGQQQRTALARALAKRAGLLLLDEPLANLDYKLREELRQELPRIFAATGGILVYATTEPLEALLLGGSTATLAEGRVTQFGRTIDVYRRPNSLETARIFSDPPINTLAVQKSAGLFSSAAGHLKLPASGSWASLPDGAYVVGFRPDHLYLAKPGPDAIAISGKVAIAEITGSESFVHVDFAGERWVALAHGVHDLPIGQPVPLYLDPNRFLLFNASGALAAAPGARAAA, encoded by the coding sequence ATGACGCTTGAGCTGCGAAACGTGACGCGTCAGGTGGGCGGGCAGATCCATATCCGGGATCTGTCCCTGACCCTCGAGCATGGGACGCTCAATGTCCTGCTCGGGCCGACGCTGTCCGGCAAGACCACGCTCATGCGCCTCATGGCCGGGCTCGACCAGCCGACCACGGGCCGGGTGTTCTGGGACGGGGCCGACGTGACCGGCGTGCCGGTGCGCAAGCGCAGCGTCGCCATGGTCTATCAGCAGTTCATCAATTACCCGACGCTGAGCGTCTACGAGAACATCGCGAGCCCGATGCGGGTTGCGGGCCAGCCGAAAGAGGAGATCGATCGGCGCGTCCGCGAGGTGGCGGAGCTCCTGAAGTTGACGCCGCTGCTGCAGCGCACGCCGCTCGAGCTCTCGGGCGGCCAGCAGCAGCGCACGGCGCTGGCCCGCGCGCTCGCCAAGCGGGCGGGCCTGCTGCTGCTGGACGAGCCGCTCGCCAATCTCGACTACAAGCTGCGCGAGGAATTGCGCCAGGAGCTGCCGCGCATCTTCGCCGCCACCGGCGGCATCCTGGTCTATGCCACCACCGAGCCGCTCGAGGCGCTGCTGCTCGGCGGCAGCACGGCCACGCTCGCCGAAGGTCGCGTCACGCAGTTCGGCCGCACCATCGACGTCTATCGCCGCCCCAACAGCCTGGAGACGGCGCGCATCTTCTCCGATCCGCCGATCAACACGCTGGCGGTGCAGAAATCGGCAGGCCTCTTCAGCTCGGCCGCGGGCCATCTCAAGTTGCCGGCCTCGGGATCCTGGGCGTCGCTGCCGGACGGCGCCTATGTCGTCGGCTTCCGCCCCGACCATCTCTATCTCGCCAAGCCCGGACCCGATGCGATCGCGATCAGCGGCAAGGTGGCGATCGCCGAGATCACCGGGTCGGAAAGCTTCGTCCATGTCGATTTCGCCGGCGAGCGCTGGGTGGCGCTGGCGCATGGCGTGCACGACCTGCCGATCGGCCAGCCGGTCCCGCTCTATCTCGATCCCAACCGATTCCTCCTGTTCAACGCCTCGGGCGCGCTCGCAGCCGCACCCGGCGCGCGGGCGGCGGCATAG
- a CDS encoding DeoR/GlpR family DNA-binding transcription regulator: MEILNLARAQRRVSVDELAEKFSVTSQTIRRELNDLCQRQMLQRVHGGAVMLSGIENVSYDSRRVLAPDAKRRIGVKAASLIPGNCALFINIGTTTEQVAHALTNHVGLVAITNNINVANILRPAHRIEVIIAGGVVRRSDGGIVGEATVDFINQFKVDYAVIGASAIDPDGTILDYDYREVWVSQAIMRNARQVILVADAMKFRRSAPMRIAHFSQINVFVTDEELPQPLARIAAESGVQVEIAAD, from the coding sequence ATGGAGATCCTGAATCTGGCCCGGGCCCAGCGGCGCGTCAGCGTCGACGAGCTGGCCGAGAAATTCAGCGTCACCAGCCAGACCATCCGGCGCGAGCTCAACGATCTCTGCCAGCGCCAGATGCTGCAGCGGGTCCATGGCGGGGCGGTGATGCTCTCGGGCATCGAGAACGTCTCCTACGATTCCCGCCGCGTGCTGGCGCCCGACGCCAAGCGGCGGATCGGCGTCAAGGCGGCCTCCCTCATCCCCGGCAACTGCGCGCTCTTCATCAATATCGGCACCACCACCGAGCAGGTGGCCCACGCCCTCACCAACCATGTCGGGCTCGTGGCCATCACCAACAACATCAATGTGGCCAATATCTTGCGGCCCGCCCACAGGATCGAGGTGATCATCGCGGGCGGGGTGGTGCGGCGCTCCGACGGCGGCATCGTCGGCGAGGCGACGGTCGATTTCATCAACCAGTTCAAGGTCGACTATGCCGTGATCGGCGCCTCGGCGATCGATCCGGACGGCACCATCCTCGATTACGACTATCGCGAGGTCTGGGTCTCGCAGGCGATCATGCGCAATGCCCGCCAGGTGATCCTGGTGGCGGACGCGATGAAGTTCCGCCGCAGCGCGCCGATGCGAATCGCCCATTTTTCCCAGATCAACGTGTTCGTGACCGACGAGGAGCTGCCCCAGCCGCTGGCCCGGATCGCGGCCGAAAGCGGCGTGCAGGTCGAGATCGCGGCCGACTGA
- the glpD gene encoding glycerol-3-phosphate dehydrogenase → MTAAYDLAVIGGGINGCGIARDASGRGLKVFLCEQGDLAGATSSASTKLIHGGLRYLEYYEFRLVREALIEREVLLRAAPHIIRPLRFVLPRRAGMRPAWLIRLGLFLYDHLGGREILPGTRSVDLRRDEAGKPLKPDLTAAFEYSDCWVEDARLVALNAVDAAERGAVIRTGTRFLGARRKPGGWQIELEDVATGSKAEIEAKALVNAAGPWVGEVLVKRLGLGTTAKVRLVKGSHIVVRKLFDHERAYIFQNDDGRIIFAIPYERDFTLIGTTDVDEHGDPAHVAISRTETEYLCASANRYFARSIAPADVVYSYSGVRPLYDDGASEAKAATRDYVLELDAPEGQAPVLNVFGGKITTYRRLAESALAKLGSHFPGMTAPWTAKAPLPGGEFPVGGVDRIAEALRAGLPFIAPDHARRLARAYGTRAQRILEGVHRPEDLGPHFGADLYEREVIYLVRQEWARSARDVLWRRSKLGLHVGSEDIKALESWFEQKRGELRAPAA, encoded by the coding sequence ATGACCGCCGCTTACGACCTCGCCGTGATCGGCGGGGGCATCAATGGATGCGGGATCGCGCGCGACGCCTCGGGCCGCGGGCTCAAGGTCTTCCTCTGCGAGCAGGGCGACCTCGCCGGCGCTACCTCCTCGGCCTCGACCAAGCTGATCCATGGCGGCCTGCGCTATCTCGAGTATTACGAGTTCCGGCTGGTGCGCGAAGCCCTCATCGAGCGCGAGGTGCTGCTGCGCGCCGCCCCGCATATCATCCGGCCGCTGCGCTTCGTCCTGCCGCGCCGGGCCGGCATGCGGCCGGCCTGGCTGATCCGCCTCGGCCTCTTCCTCTACGACCATCTGGGCGGCCGCGAGATCCTGCCCGGCACCCGCTCGGTCGATCTGCGCCGCGACGAGGCGGGCAAGCCGCTGAAGCCGGACCTGACCGCGGCCTTCGAATATTCGGACTGCTGGGTCGAGGACGCGCGGCTGGTGGCGCTCAACGCCGTCGACGCGGCGGAGCGCGGCGCCGTGATCCGCACCGGAACGCGGTTCCTGGGCGCGCGGCGCAAGCCCGGCGGCTGGCAGATCGAGCTCGAGGATGTCGCCACCGGCAGCAAGGCCGAGATCGAGGCCAAGGCCCTCGTCAATGCCGCGGGACCCTGGGTCGGCGAGGTGCTGGTGAAGCGTCTTGGGCTCGGCACGACCGCCAAGGTGCGGCTGGTCAAGGGCAGCCATATCGTGGTGCGCAAGCTCTTCGATCACGAGCGCGCCTATATCTTCCAGAACGATGACGGGCGGATCATCTTCGCCATCCCCTATGAGCGCGACTTCACGCTCATCGGCACGACCGACGTGGACGAGCATGGCGACCCCGCCCATGTCGCCATCTCCAGGACCGAGACGGAGTATCTCTGCGCCTCGGCCAACCGCTACTTCGCCCGCTCCATCGCGCCCGCCGACGTCGTCTATTCCTACTCGGGCGTGCGGCCGCTCTATGACGACGGCGCCAGCGAGGCCAAGGCCGCGACGCGCGACTATGTGCTGGAGCTCGATGCGCCCGAGGGCCAGGCACCGGTGCTCAATGTCTTCGGCGGCAAGATCACGACCTATCGCCGGCTCGCCGAATCGGCGCTGGCGAAGCTCGGCTCCCATTTTCCCGGCATGACCGCGCCCTGGACCGCCAAGGCGCCGCTGCCCGGCGGCGAGTTTCCGGTGGGCGGCGTCGACCGTATCGCCGAAGCCTTGCGCGCGGGTCTGCCCTTCATCGCGCCCGATCACGCGAGACGCCTGGCGCGCGCCTATGGCACGCGCGCCCAGCGGATTCTCGAGGGCGTGCACCGGCCCGAGGATCTGGGCCCGCATTTCGGCGCCGACCTCTATGAGCGCGAGGTGATCTATCTGGTGCGCCAGGAATGGGCGCGGTCGGCGCGCGACGTGCTGTGGCGACGCTCGAAGCTGGGCCTGCATGTCGGCAGCGAGGATATCAAGGCGCTCGAGAGCTGGTTCGAGCAGAAGCGAGGCGAGTTGCGTGCACCGGCCGCCTGA
- a CDS encoding carbohydrate ABC transporter permease yields the protein MDKTWNNKGWFMVLPVLLLVAFNAIVPLMTVVNYSVQETFGDNVFFFHGVGWFQDVLHSDRFHDALGRQLAFTAIILVIQVPLGVAIALTMPRKGVWVSVCLVLMALPLLIPWNVVGAIWNILALPDIGLLGRGLNALGFDYNYTRQPFDAWFTLILMDVWHWTSLVVLLAYAGLISIPDAYYQAAKIDGASRFAVFRYIQLPKMKRVLTIAILLRFMDSFMIYTEPAVLTGGGPGNSTTLLSIDLVKIALGQFDLGPAAAMSIIYFLIVLFLSWVFYTLMMRNEAQS from the coding sequence ATGGACAAGACCTGGAACAACAAGGGCTGGTTCATGGTGCTGCCGGTGCTGCTGCTGGTGGCCTTCAACGCGATCGTGCCGCTGATGACGGTCGTGAACTACTCGGTCCAGGAGACCTTCGGCGACAACGTCTTCTTCTTCCACGGCGTCGGCTGGTTCCAGGACGTGCTCCATTCCGACCGGTTCCACGACGCGCTCGGCCGCCAGCTCGCCTTCACCGCGATCATCCTGGTGATCCAGGTGCCGCTCGGCGTGGCGATCGCGCTCACCATGCCGCGCAAGGGCGTATGGGTCTCGGTCTGCCTGGTGCTGATGGCGCTGCCGCTCCTCATTCCCTGGAACGTGGTCGGCGCCATCTGGAACATCCTGGCGCTGCCCGATATCGGGCTCCTGGGCCGCGGGCTCAACGCCCTGGGCTTCGACTACAACTACACGCGCCAGCCCTTCGATGCCTGGTTCACCCTCATCCTGATGGATGTCTGGCACTGGACCTCGCTGGTGGTGCTGCTCGCCTATGCCGGGCTGATCTCGATCCCCGACGCCTATTACCAGGCGGCGAAGATCGACGGCGCCTCGCGCTTCGCGGTGTTCCGTTACATCCAGCTGCCCAAGATGAAGCGCGTACTGACGATCGCCATCCTGCTGCGCTTCATGGACTCCTTCATGATCTACACCGAGCCCGCGGTGCTGACCGGCGGCGGGCCCGGCAACTCGACCACGCTGCTCTCGATCGACCTCGTCAAGATCGCGCTCGGCCAGTTCGACCTGGGGCCCGCGGCGGCGATGTCGATCATCTACTTCCTGATCGTGCTGTTCCTCAGTTGGGTCTTCTACACCCTGATGATGCGAAACGAGGCTCAGTCATGA
- a CDS encoding ABC transporter ATP-binding protein/permease, translated as MARGLLAVIVALNLGLVYLLVILNQWNNLFYNALQEKNFDAFAHQLLRFAWIAAAYIAIAVYSLYLRQMLEIRWRRWLTEHFIGRWLASQTYYRLQLQGSTTDNPDQRIAQDISLFVQQTLAISLDLLSNTVTLFSFLTILWGLSGALTIPLGSHSLEIPGYMFWVALVYSAIGTWITHKVARPLVRINNQMQRFEADFRYALVRLRENAEGVALYGGEADEAKGLAGRFGAIIGNWREYMRFTKRYTWFSNGFGQVAEIFPILVAAPRFFAGAIQLGGLMQTASAFGRVQGAMSWFVNNYDTMASWKATVDRLTGFEASMARIAGEPGGIRRHPSPQPAITVDGVDVQLPDERPLIAAANLSIEPGQSVLITGPSGSGKSTLFRVLGGLWPFGRGAVAVPAGTRSLFLPQRPYLPLGRLRDTVTYPGLTVPASDDEIREVLGACQLGQLAGRLEESANWAQRLSPGEQQRLAIARALLQKPDWLFLDEAASALDETSETALYRLLKQRLPRTTIVSIAHRGSLAGFHDRRVEIRQSEDGIGHLAEAPAPASGPARITA; from the coding sequence GTGGCGCGAGGCCTGCTGGCCGTCATCGTCGCGTTGAATCTGGGCCTGGTCTATCTGCTGGTCATTCTCAACCAGTGGAACAACCTGTTCTACAACGCGCTTCAGGAAAAGAACTTCGATGCCTTCGCCCATCAGCTCCTGCGCTTTGCCTGGATTGCCGCGGCCTATATCGCGATCGCCGTCTACAGCCTCTATCTGCGCCAGATGCTGGAGATCCGCTGGCGGCGCTGGCTGACCGAGCATTTCATCGGCCGCTGGCTCGCGAGCCAGACCTACTATCGGCTGCAGCTCCAGGGCAGCACCACCGACAATCCGGACCAGCGCATCGCGCAGGATATCAGCCTGTTCGTGCAGCAGACGCTGGCGATCTCGCTCGACCTCCTGAGCAACACGGTCACGCTCTTTTCCTTCCTCACCATCCTCTGGGGCCTCTCCGGCGCGCTGACGATTCCGCTGGGCAGCCATAGCCTGGAGATCCCGGGCTACATGTTCTGGGTGGCCCTGGTCTATTCGGCGATCGGCACCTGGATCACCCACAAGGTTGCGCGGCCGCTGGTGCGCATCAACAACCAGATGCAGCGGTTCGAGGCCGATTTCCGCTACGCGCTGGTGCGCCTGCGCGAGAATGCCGAGGGCGTGGCGCTCTATGGCGGCGAGGCGGACGAGGCGAAGGGCCTCGCCGGACGCTTCGGCGCCATCATCGGCAACTGGCGCGAATATATGCGCTTCACGAAACGCTACACCTGGTTCTCGAACGGCTTCGGCCAGGTCGCGGAAATCTTCCCGATCCTGGTGGCGGCCCCGCGCTTCTTCGCCGGCGCCATCCAGCTCGGCGGCCTGATGCAGACAGCCTCGGCCTTCGGCCGCGTCCAGGGGGCCATGAGCTGGTTCGTGAACAACTACGACACCATGGCGAGCTGGAAAGCGACGGTCGATCGCTTGACCGGCTTCGAGGCCAGCATGGCCCGCATCGCCGGCGAGCCGGGCGGCATCCGCCGTCACCCCTCGCCGCAGCCGGCTATCACCGTCGATGGTGTCGATGTCCAGTTGCCCGACGAGCGGCCCTTGATCGCAGCGGCGAACCTGTCGATCGAGCCGGGCCAGTCGGTGCTGATCACCGGCCCCTCCGGCTCGGGCAAGAGCACGCTCTTCCGCGTGCTGGGCGGGCTTTGGCCCTTCGGCCGCGGGGCCGTGGCGGTGCCGGCCGGCACCCGATCGCTGTTCCTGCCGCAGCGCCCCTACCTGCCGCTGGGACGGCTGCGCGACACCGTCACCTATCCGGGGCTGACCGTGCCGGCCAGTGATGACGAGATCCGCGAGGTCCTGGGCGCCTGCCAGCTCGGCCAGCTGGCCGGCCGTCTCGAGGAAAGCGCCAACTGGGCCCAGCGCCTCTCGCCCGGCGAGCAGCAGCGTCTCGCCATCGCGCGGGCGCTCCTGCAGAAGCCCGACTGGCTCTTCCTCGACGAGGCGGCCTCGGCGCTCGACGAGACCAGCGAAACCGCCCTCTATCGGCTGCTGAAGCAGCGGTTGCCGCGGACGACGATCGTCAGCATCGCCCATCGCGGCAGCCTCGCGGGATTCCATGACCGCCGGGTCGAGATCAGGCAGAGTGAGGATGGAATCGGCCATCTGGCCGAGGCCCCGGCCCCGGCGAGCGGGCCGGCGCGCATTACAGCCTGA
- a CDS encoding DUF2160 domain-containing protein — MGLTWMAWTWETATFFVVIFLLLCAMTAWELKSPGGAPRLGILGLETTRGDRLFISLLGAAFIHLAWLGLVDADLWWALGLSLVYAFCVFRWV, encoded by the coding sequence ATGGGCCTCACATGGATGGCATGGACCTGGGAGACGGCGACCTTCTTCGTGGTCATCTTCCTGCTGCTTTGCGCCATGACCGCCTGGGAGCTGAAATCGCCCGGCGGCGCGCCGCGGCTCGGCATCCTCGGGCTCGAGACGACCCGCGGCGACCGGCTCTTCATCTCGCTCCTGGGCGCCGCCTTCATTCATCTCGCGTGGCTGGGGCTGGTCGATGCCGACCTCTGGTGGGCGCTCGGCCTGTCGCTGGTCTATGCGTTCTGCGTGTTTCGCTGGGTCTGA
- a CDS encoding winged helix-turn-helix transcriptional regulator, which produces MPSTTAAEPDGSNSYGQFCPVAMAAEIVCTRWTALLLREFMAGSTRFNELRRGVPRMSPALLSKRLKELEQAGIVERRRGTDGEDADYHLTPAGRDLRDVIWSLGMWGQRWIEAQVSLKNLDPSLLMWDMRRNLDPTPLPPRRSVIQLQYPELPAARRLWWLIIDKGKVDLCSVDPGFDVDLYVVSDLKTMTAIWMGLASVAGEVDAGRLILTGDMALQRSMQRWLGLSPFAKERKLAAAAA; this is translated from the coding sequence ATGCCGTCGACCACAGCCGCAGAACCGGATGGCAGCAACAGCTACGGGCAGTTCTGTCCCGTCGCCATGGCCGCCGAGATCGTGTGCACGCGCTGGACGGCCTTGCTGCTGCGCGAGTTCATGGCGGGCAGCACGCGCTTCAACGAGCTGCGCCGCGGCGTGCCGCGCATGTCGCCGGCGCTTCTTTCCAAGCGCCTCAAGGAACTGGAGCAGGCCGGCATCGTCGAGCGCCGGCGCGGCACCGACGGCGAGGATGCTGACTATCATCTGACGCCGGCGGGGCGCGACCTGCGCGACGTGATCTGGAGCCTGGGGATGTGGGGCCAGCGCTGGATCGAGGCGCAGGTGTCGCTCAAGAATCTCGACCCGTCGCTCCTGATGTGGGACATGCGGCGCAATCTCGATCCCACGCCGCTGCCGCCGCGGCGCTCCGTCATCCAGCTCCAGTATCCCGAGCTGCCGGCGGCGCGCCGGCTCTGGTGGCTGATCATCGACAAGGGCAAGGTCGATCTCTGCTCCGTCGATCCCGGCTTCGATGTCGATCTCTATGTCGTCTCCGATCTCAAGACGATGACCGCCATCTGGATGGGGCTCGCATCGGTCGCGGGCGAGGTCGATGCCGGCCGCCTGATCCTGACCGGCGACATGGCGCTGCAGCGCTCGATGCAGCGCTGGCTGGGCCTCAGCCCCTTCGCCAAGGAGCGCAAGCTGGCGGCGGCAGCGGCGTAG